In the Desulfuromonas sp. DDH964 genome, CTCGCTCGATGGCACTGTTGCCCCCCCGGTTTGTTGTTCCCCGATGATATTGCGAAAGGAGTCCATGGAGAGGACTCCCGATTCGTGCCGGGCGACGGCGTCGAAGACGAGGGCTTCGAGTTCGCGAATATTTCCCGGAAAAGTGTAGAGGGAGAGGAGAACGGCAAGTTCGGGGGGGGGCGTCGGCTTCTTCTTGTGCAGGCTGGTTGCGGCAACGGCGAGGAAGTGGTCGAGGAGCAGGGGGATATCCTCGCCCCGCTCGCGAAGCGGCGGGATATGGATGCGGTGGGCAAAGAGCCGGTAGTAAAGATCGTTGCGAAAGCGCCCGGCGTTGATCAGCTCCTGCAGGTCGCGGTTGGTGGCGAGGACGATGCGCGCATCGCTCTTGCGGATCAGATCGGAACCGACCGGATAGTATTCCTGCTCCTGCAACAAGCGCAGCAGCTTGATCTGGGACGCTTCGTTGAGATCACCGATCTCGTCAAGGAAGAGGGTGCCGCCAGCCGCCTTGGCAATCAGCCCTTCGCGGGCCTGGTCGGCCCCGGTGAAGGCCCCCTTCTTGTGGCCGAAGAGGGTGTCGGTGAAGAGGTTGTCGTCGAGGCCGGCGACGTTGAGGGGAACGAACTCCCCCTTGCAGCCGCTTAAGGTGTGGATGGCCCGGGCAAAGAGCTCCTTGCCGGTGCCGGTCTCCCCGCTGATCATGATCGGGGCCCGGGTTTTGGCGACGACCTCCACGTACTGGAAGAGGGCCCGCAGCTTCTTGTCCCCGGTGACGATGGCGGAAAAGGCCTCGGGGTGGTCGAGCTGGTCAAAAAGGAGCCGTTGCTTGAGGGATTGCAGCTCACTGGAGAGGCTGGAAACCTCAAGGGCCTTGCGCACGCTGGCGATCAGCCGGCTCGGTTCGACCGGCTTGACCAGGTAGTCGAAGGCGCCACTCTTCATGCAGTCGACGACGGTGGCGATGTCGTCGTTGGCCGTCACCAGGATCACCGGAACCTGGGGGTAGTCCCGGACAATCCGCGGCAGGAGTTCGGCCCCGGAGAGGTGCGGCATATGCAGGTCGAGGACGATGACAGAGGGAGGGCGCATCGCAAAAAACGATAAAACTTCGCGACTGTCATCGAGGGTTTCGATCTGGCCGACATTGGCGCCCTGCAGGCAAAGGCGACCGGTGGCGAGGATGTGGGGCTCGTCATCGACCAGCAAAATCATCTTTTCGGTGCTGTTCACTGGGGGCATGGGGCAGATTCCTTGGCCGGTTCGGCGGCCGGCAGGCGGGCAGTGAAGGTTGTACCCTGACCAGGCAGGGAAGAGAATTCGAGGACGCCCTGGTGTTCACGCAGAATCGACTGGCAGATGGACAACCCGAGACCGGTTCCGCCACTGTCGAGCTTGGTGGTAAAAAACGGATCCATGATCTGTCGCCCCTGCTCCGGGGTGATACCACACCCTTCGTCCCGGACTGTCACCAGCACCTGGCCGGCGCCAGCATCATAAAGGGTGGTCAGCCAGATGCCATGACTGCGGCCGGGCAGCGCCTGGCAGGCGTTCATCAGCAGGTTAATGACCACCTGGGCGATCTGCTGCCCGCTGCCGCGGACCAGGGGGAGATCCTCCGCCAGGTCGAGGTGAAAATATTCGGTGAACTTGACCAGCTGATGATGCAGGATGGTGACCGCCGCCGTCGCGACCTGGTTGAGGTTGAAACGGGCCCCGGCAATCTGCCGTTCCTGGCGGGCAAAGCCCTTAAGGTTATTGACGATCTCGTTGATGCGCGTGGCGCCGTCCAATATGCCGGCGAAGAGCTCCGGGGAGTGCCTATCGAGCTCGGAAAAGGCTATCCCCCCGAGCAGGAAATCGCCGTTTTCGGCTGCGTATTCCCGCAAAATCTTGCGGGCGTCATCCCAGGACCTGGCCAGAACCCCGGAGTTGGCGAGGATGAAATTGTTGGGGTTGTTGATCTCGTGGGCGACCCCGGATACGAGCAGGCCAAGGGAGGTCATCTTGTTGGCCTGGATCAGCTTGGCCTGGATTTCCCGGGCCTCCTTTTCCATCTGGATGCGCTCGGTCACATCGCGGAAGGTACAGTAGACGAGATCGATCCCCTGCAGGGTCATGATTTTGCAGCGGGTCGAAACGACGAACTCTTCACCGTCTTTGCGCTGTCCGGCAAAGGTATCGAGGCTGGTCGCGGTCCCCCGCCCCGCTCCGCTGATGGTCAGTTTGAGTCGCGCCAGGTCGGCGGCTCCGGTCAGGAGGTCGAGCCCCTCGGCAAAGAGTTCTTCTTTGTTGTAGCCGAAGAGATGTGTCGTGGTGTTGTTGACATCGATGATCGAACAGCTGCCAGGTTTAAAGAAGACGATCGCGTCCTCGCTCTGCTCGAAAATCTCACGAAAGCGGTTTTCGCTCTCTCGCAAGGCGCGTGCGGCCTCCTTGCGACTGCTGATATCCCGCATAACCAGCAGAAACTCGGTGCGTCCGTATTGCTGGATACGGCTGAGCGATACTTCCATGACCAGTTCCGACCCGTCCTGCCGGATTCCGGAAAGCTCCCGAAAGGGGTGCCCCTGATCATTTCCCGGCTCGACAGCCGAACCCGCCAGGTTTTCAAATTGTGGTTCATTGGGACCGAGCAGGAGGTTTACCGACCTTCCGACAACCGCTGCGGCAGGGTAGGCAAAAATTCTTTCCGCCGCCGGATTGAAGGACTGGACCCGGCCATCGGCATCAAGGGTCACCACGGCGTCGATCAGCTGGTCATGAATCGCCCGAATCCGGCTCTGTTCGTTGAACATCCGCCGGCGCAGCGGCAGCGCGACGAGAAACCAGAGTGCCGGCGCCACCAAAATGGTGGTGATGATGGCATCGACGATCTGCCAGGAGAGGTAGAGCGACCCGGGGAGAACCAGGGCCATCAGGTTTTCCTGCAGCAGGTCGGCCCCAAAGACCATGAAGAGGAGGAGGACATAGATCCCCATAGGGGTGCCGAGCAGGTCGGGAAGGGAGTCGGGCTGCCGTTGCAGATTGTCCCGGGTAAGGAGCACCCGCAGGATCGGGGCGCAGACCAGGGTCACCAGGCTGGCATCGATCAGGTTGCTGAGTTGGCGGTTGGTCCCGTCCCAGAGCTGGGGCTCGAAGAGCATTAGGGTCGTGTTGACGACGAAAATCGTGGCCAGGATTTTGAGAAAAAGAAGCACCTGGCGTTGGCGCCGAAGGTGGGCAACATCCCTGGGATTTGGCCGGTGGGACAGAACGATGAGGTACCAGACTGGCCACAGCAGCAGACCGATCAGGACGCCGCTATCAAGCAGGGCCGAGGGAATGCGGCCGATATGGAGAAAGGTGGCGGAGAAGAGTTCCATCACCGCCAGCCCGGTGGCGAAGAGGGCAAGCAGCAGGAGGATGAAGAGTCCCCCGTCGCTTCCGGCTGCGGAGTTATCGGCCTGGCGTTCGGTCATGGCGGCAATAAGGAATCCGGGCGGCTCGGGTTCAGGGTCCGGTGTGACACTGCGCAGAGCAGGAACGGTGTAAGCAACAGTATAAGGGATATGGTGGACAAAGAACAGCCCACCCCCTCAGGACTCAGCGCTGGGCCTTCCCTGCAACAAAGTCCCTCGTTGTCTGATTTTTTGCACCAATTGTATGTATTTGTTTTTAAAGTGAATCCTGAGAACATGCCGGATTTTTGCGGTTTTTGCCGACACCCATCGGGGAAGATAAACACCTCAATTTATATTGCATTTCAGGCACTTCCAGAATGGCACAATTAATGAAAGCACCCCAAGTGGATAGAACGCTTAAACCCGCGCGCAAGGCACCCCGGGATCCACACCATGGAACGGCCATCCATCTTTTCAGCAACGCTCGGGCTCTCTCCCCCCTGGAAGGTCACCGCGGTGACCTATGCCAGCGATGAAAATCGTCTCGACATTACGATCGACTTCGACCTTGGCAGCCAGTTTCGCTGCTCCTGTTGCGGCAAAGACCTCACCCCCGGCCAGGTCACCCAGGAAGTCTGGCACCACGATGACTTCCTCCGCTACTCCACCTACCTCCACGCCCGCGTCCCCCAGATCGAGTGCAGCTGCGGCCGCACCTTCCCGGTTGAGCGTCCCTGGTCGCGGCCGGGGTCAAGGTTTGCCCAGTTGCAATAGGGGTGGAAAGAATAGAACGTGGAATGCGAAACACATTGATCAAAGGACCTTCCCCGTCCCCCGTTTTTCATCCCCCGTCCCTCAATAAGCAAACACCATCTCCGCAGACAGGAGGTGCAGGTCGCGGTCATCTCCGGCAACCCGGTCAAAATTGCGGACCTGGTCATAGCGATAACCGGCCCTGATTTCATGGCGGGGGCGATAACGCCAACGCGCCTCGATGCCGGGCTGCAGGTGGCGCTCCGTCACCGGGCCACTGACTCCGCGCTGCTCGTAATCGCAGGAAAAGGTGAGATCGAGGTCGGCGTCATACTGCCAGGCGACCGCAGCGAAGAGGTCACGGGAGTCGCCCCCGGCGTGGTGACCGAGAAGACGGCCATTGTAGGTATAACCGGAGCGGTAGGTGCTATGGCGATACCAGACCGGGCCGTTATCGCTGAACGCGAGGTTGGCGTACTCGAGGCGCAGGGAGAGCCGGCCGTTGGCGTCGAGCTGCGGCAGATAGGCGCCAGCGAGCCAGGCCGGCTTGGAGATGAAGTGGTTCGCTTCGTCCTCGCCGCCGAATTCGCCATAGAGTTCGAGCCCGCCCAAGGGGGCAATGCGCAGGCGGGCATCGAGGGCGGCAATGGAGTTGGCGTTGTCGCTGGAACCGGCCGGCGGGTTGCTGCCGATCACCACCTCGACAAAATCGCCGAAGCCGACGGAGGGGCGCCCCTCCCCGCCGAAGGTCGAGGTGCGGCTGGCGCCGAGTTCGAACCAGGGAAAGGGCTTGATGGCGAGGCGCATGCCGCTGAGGTACGGCTCAGGCACAACGCGCTCGGCTTCGAGGCGGCTGACGAAGAGGTCGAAATGGAACGGGCCGAGGTAACGGAACAGCCACGGCAGCGGCTTGGCCTCCGGAGTGGAGAGACGGATCATGTCGAGGGGGCGGGCGTTGTTGGAGAGGATCAGGGTTCCATGGCGCCCCTGCCCCCACCAGAGTTCCTGGCGGCCGGCGAAGAGATCGACCCGGCCGAGGGAGAGGGTCACCCCGCCTCCCTGCAGCCGCAGATCGCCCCCCTCCCCCTGCCGATATTCAAGCAGCGGTTCCCAGTCAGCAAGCAGAAATCCATAGCGCGCGGCGCCGGAGAAGCCGGCCTCCAGGTTGAACCCTTCGGCAGCACTGCGCCCGCTGCGGTTGTAGTCAGGGGCGAACTGGACCGCATTGACCCCGGGGAAGGTGTTCGCTTCCCCTTCCCGGAAGAGGAGACCGACCCGGGCGGTGTCGAGGGGGTGCAGGTAGCGCACGCTCTCCTGTGGCGGCAGAGTCTGCTCGGCCACTTCGGCGGCAAATTCACCCCGCAGGCGTTCGAGCAGCTCGCCGGCGGCGGGGACGACCCAAAGGTTCGGATTCACCTCTGCCAGCTGGCGCCCCACCTCGAGTCGGCTCCAGGGGCGGTTCCCCTGCAGGGCCGAATCGATCACCCCCAACCCTGCGAGCTTTTCCAGCGCCGGGTAGACCCAGCTGTCGAGGGGAACGGTCGGGGAGGGGTTGGCGAAGGCGGAGAGGGGGAGAAGAATGACGAGCAGAATAAGGAAATGCCTACATTGTTTCATATTCAGATTCCTTCCCATGAGACCGGATTGGGGAACGGGGGACGCGGGACTCGAATAACCCAATTCCAGTACAAAGATAAATGAACTACCCCGCAGCAAGCTACGGGGTATCAAAAAGCGTTAACTGCTCGCGGTGCAATTGCTGATACTCTTTTTCTCGGCCTTGATTTCTAACATAGGTCGCAATGGTTTTCTCATTACCCTTTTGGCCTACAGTGTTCACAAAATAGCCCTTTGTCCAAAATTCGCCACCCCATAGTTGCTTTTTAACCGATGGGACTCGTTTGAATATTTCTCTGGCCGTAATGCTTTTGATGACTCGTGCAATCTGCGTTGGGCTGTACATTGGAACCGACTGCACCAAAAAGTGAACATGGTCTTTGTCGGTCCCAATTTCTACGAACTGAATCTCGTATCTTTTGGCGATCTCAAGGCAGACCTCTTTGAGACAGCCATCAACCTCTGGGGTGAAAACAACCCGGCGGTATTTTGCTGGGCAAACAAGATGGTATAACAGCACAGAAACATTATGACTTTTGTGTACATATTCGCTCATGTCGCCAATATTTCATATTGGCGATAGCGAAGCAAGCTTCGGGGAATTGGACCCCCCTGAGATTAACCAGCGGCATGAGATACCAGCCATCGGGGTCGTTCCCGTCCCTCGTTCCACGTCCCCCTCCTCCCTCCTTACCCATTCCGTATCCTTGGATCCGCAAGGGCATAGCCCAAATCGGCGAGCAGGTTGCCGGCCAGGGTGAGGACGGCCCCGATCACCAGCACCCCCATGATCAGGGGATAGTCGCGCATCATCACCCCGTCGTAGAAGAGCTTGCCCATGCCCGGGATGGCAAAGATGGTCTCGAAGATGACCGAGCCGCCGATCAGGCCGGGAACCGAAAGGCCGAGGATGGTGATGACCGGCAGCAGGGCGTTGCGCAGAGCGTGGCGGTAGATCACCGCCCGCTCGCCGAGCCCCTTGGCGCGGGCAGTGAGGATGTAATCCTGGCGGATCACCTCAAGCATGTTGGAGCGCATGTAGCGGGAGAAGCCGGCGAGCCCGCCGAAAGCGGAGATAAAGACCGGCAGGATCAGGTGACGACCATAGTCAGCGAGGCCGGCCCAGAAGCCGAGATATTCGTGGCCAAGGGACTTGAGGCCGGCAATCGGCAGCCAGCCGAGGCGGACGCCGAAGTAGTCCATGAGCAGCAGCGCCAACCAGAAACTGGGGGTTGCAAAACCGATAAAGACGAAGACGGTGGTGCCGCGATCGAAGAGGGAATTGCGCTTTGTTGCCGAGAGGATGCCGATGGGGATGGCGCAGGCGAGGATGGCGGCAATCGACAGGACGTTGATGAGGATCGTCACCGGCAGCCGTTCGGCGATCTTGCGGGCGACCGGGCGGTGGTCCTGGGCAAAGGAGTCGCCGAAGTCGAGGCGCACGATCCGCCCCAGCCACTTGCCGTACTGGACGATCAGCGGCTGGTCGAGATCATACTGGGCCCGCAGCCGCTCCCGCAGTTCCACCGAGACCTCGGGGTTGAGCTGGGTCTGCAGGTCGGTCGGCTCCCCCGGCGCCAGGTGGATGACGGTGAAGGAGATGATGGTGATCCCGAGCAGCAGCGGGAGCATGGTTAACAGTCGTTTGATTAAATACAAGAGCATTATTATGGTCTCGGGACGAGGGACGCGGGACGGGGAACGCGAACAATCTGAAAATCAAGCAATTCCGGATTATGCAAGACCGGACTCCTCAGCCGGCCAACTTCTTTTGCTTGGATCGGATCAAACCACCCAGGAGTGAAGAAATGATGGTGGTCTCTGCTATCCACTACCGGCCAATTTCCCGCTGGATATAGTCGATTTCCATGCCGATGTAAACCTGGGTTCTTAATTCTCCACAGGAACCCTTGGCATAACGTAGAAATTTAATGCAATCGGCCGGAAGGGAACGTTCTATTCCTTCGGCAATATTGCTTGGAATGGAGAGCCCCGAGCGGGTAACCTGGTCCTTGAAACCGAAATCCCGCAAATCCC is a window encoding:
- a CDS encoding sigma-54-dependent transcriptional regulator, producing MPPVNSTEKMILLVDDEPHILATGRLCLQGANVGQIETLDDSREVLSFFAMRPPSVIVLDLHMPHLSGAELLPRIVRDYPQVPVILVTANDDIATVVDCMKSGAFDYLVKPVEPSRLIASVRKALEVSSLSSELQSLKQRLLFDQLDHPEAFSAIVTGDKKLRALFQYVEVVAKTRAPIMISGETGTGKELFARAIHTLSGCKGEFVPLNVAGLDDNLFTDTLFGHKKGAFTGADQAREGLIAKAAGGTLFLDEIGDLNEASQIKLLRLLQEQEYYPVGSDLIRKSDARIVLATNRDLQELINAGRFRNDLYYRLFAHRIHIPPLRERGEDIPLLLDHFLAVAATSLHKKKPTPPPELAVLLSLYTFPGNIRELEALVFDAVARHESGVLSMDSFRNIIGEQQTGGATVPSSEEAEGNPLIEFFGHFPTLDEVESYLIEQAMARTRGNQGMAAKLLGMGRQTLNKRLKKKGG
- a CDS encoding PAS domain-containing sensor histidine kinase; its protein translation is MTERQADNSAAGSDGGLFILLLLALFATGLAVMELFSATFLHIGRIPSALLDSGVLIGLLLWPVWYLIVLSHRPNPRDVAHLRRQRQVLLFLKILATIFVVNTTLMLFEPQLWDGTNRQLSNLIDASLVTLVCAPILRVLLTRDNLQRQPDSLPDLLGTPMGIYVLLLFMVFGADLLQENLMALVLPGSLYLSWQIVDAIITTILVAPALWFLVALPLRRRMFNEQSRIRAIHDQLIDAVVTLDADGRVQSFNPAAERIFAYPAAAVVGRSVNLLLGPNEPQFENLAGSAVEPGNDQGHPFRELSGIRQDGSELVMEVSLSRIQQYGRTEFLLVMRDISSRKEAARALRESENRFREIFEQSEDAIVFFKPGSCSIIDVNNTTTHLFGYNKEELFAEGLDLLTGAADLARLKLTISGAGRGTATSLDTFAGQRKDGEEFVVSTRCKIMTLQGIDLVYCTFRDVTERIQMEKEAREIQAKLIQANKMTSLGLLVSGVAHEINNPNNFILANSGVLARSWDDARKILREYAAENGDFLLGGIAFSELDRHSPELFAGILDGATRINEIVNNLKGFARQERQIAGARFNLNQVATAAVTILHHQLVKFTEYFHLDLAEDLPLVRGSGQQIAQVVINLLMNACQALPGRSHGIWLTTLYDAGAGQVLVTVRDEGCGITPEQGRQIMDPFFTTKLDSGGTGLGLSICQSILREHQGVLEFSSLPGQGTTFTARLPAAEPAKESAPCPQ
- a CDS encoding capsule assembly Wzi family protein, whose amino-acid sequence is MKQCRHFLILLVILLPLSAFANPSPTVPLDSWVYPALEKLAGLGVIDSALQGNRPWSRLEVGRQLAEVNPNLWVVPAAGELLERLRGEFAAEVAEQTLPPQESVRYLHPLDTARVGLLFREGEANTFPGVNAVQFAPDYNRSGRSAAEGFNLEAGFSGAARYGFLLADWEPLLEYRQGEGGDLRLQGGGVTLSLGRVDLFAGRQELWWGQGRHGTLILSNNARPLDMIRLSTPEAKPLPWLFRYLGPFHFDLFVSRLEAERVVPEPYLSGMRLAIKPFPWFELGASRTSTFGGEGRPSVGFGDFVEVVIGSNPPAGSSDNANSIAALDARLRIAPLGGLELYGEFGGEDEANHFISKPAWLAGAYLPQLDANGRLSLRLEYANLAFSDNGPVWYRHSTYRSGYTYNGRLLGHHAGGDSRDLFAAVAWQYDADLDLTFSCDYEQRGVSGPVTERHLQPGIEARWRYRPRHEIRAGYRYDQVRNFDRVAGDDRDLHLLSAEMVFAY
- the tnpA gene encoding IS200/IS605 family transposase; its protein translation is MSEYVHKSHNVSVLLYHLVCPAKYRRVVFTPEVDGCLKEVCLEIAKRYEIQFVEIGTDKDHVHFLVQSVPMYSPTQIARVIKSITAREIFKRVPSVKKQLWGGEFWTKGYFVNTVGQKGNEKTIATYVRNQGREKEYQQLHREQLTLFDTP
- a CDS encoding ABC transporter permease; this encodes MLLYLIKRLLTMLPLLLGITIISFTVIHLAPGEPTDLQTQLNPEVSVELRERLRAQYDLDQPLIVQYGKWLGRIVRLDFGDSFAQDHRPVARKIAERLPVTILINVLSIAAILACAIPIGILSATKRNSLFDRGTTVFVFIGFATPSFWLALLLMDYFGVRLGWLPIAGLKSLGHEYLGFWAGLADYGRHLILPVFISAFGGLAGFSRYMRSNMLEVIRQDYILTARAKGLGERAVIYRHALRNALLPVITILGLSVPGLIGGSVIFETIFAIPGMGKLFYDGVMMRDYPLIMGVLVIGAVLTLAGNLLADLGYALADPRIRNG
- a CDS encoding four helix bundle protein, which gives rise to MAGGNVGAPARFENLEVWRRAARLSADLYRELRDLRDFGFKDQVTRSGLSIPSNIAEGIERSLPADCIKFLRYAKGSCGELRTQVYIGMEIDYIQREIGR